Below is a window of Chitinophaga flava DNA.
ATTTCAGCCCCCGGGGCTAGTACCGTAAATTCGCACTAGGTACGCCCCTCCCAAAGTAAAGATTGCATTTAGTGAAGCATGTATAGTCAAAATACCTGAATGACGAAACATCATTCGTCCCTTTTACGGGCGCAAGTGCAATCAATTCCTCTTTACAAAGATCTTTGTTTATTAACGAGCAGGCAAGTTAGAAAATAATTCTGAAAAATAAAATTTATCCTGCAGAATTATTTTCAGCATGCGTCATACGCAGCGCCAGCATGTGTTCGCAGGGCCCTTTGTACAACTTATTAGTATTATAAAAATTACAATCACAGTGTGCTTCGCTCAGTCTTTCATCCTTATCGATCACTATAACGGGATGGTATACACGCTGTGCACCTTTTACGTTGCCTTTCAGCTGCAATCCTACTCCTGGTATGTCCTGTTCAGTAAGCGTAACTTTTTTCTCCTGTACCAGCTGAGACGCTTCAGCTTCCAGCGGATTGGCAAAACGCAGCGATTCCAGCGGCAGTGGTTCTCGGCTCAGCTCCCGCAGGCGATACATACCGGTATGCAGATCAAAGATTACTTTGCCGGCCTGTGTATAGATTCCCAGTGCGCCCAGTACAGTGGCTTTATCCAGCCCGGTAGCTGTTGCAATGGTTTCCGGTTTGGCCATCCAGCGGGTGCGCAGGTCTGCAAACACTTTCAGCTTGGCGCTGTCGTCTACGATTGCACGAGGTGCCATGAGATCGAACTGTCCGGCACGGGACCAGTCGTTGGCTGTCCACCCTGAAAGTCCCAGTGTAAACTGCATATCTCCCAGATCGGCTACATAGAAGGATGGCAGCCCATTGCCGGTGAGATGTACCGTGAATTTTTTAGCAATAGGTATCAGTCGCTCCAGAATCAGCAATCTCCTTCTACCCCATATTCTGATCTCCCTGCTTTGTCCTCCTTTGTATATCGATCTCGCACAAACGATTTCATGATTCCATGGCTCAAATACAGCTCTGACAGGCTTTCCTGGCTCCAGTTTAAAACGGATGGAACGAGGCCCTGCTTTTTCCTTGAAGCGGCGCAGCCAGAGACAGAAATTATATACATCCATCGGATGCAGATCAAAGGTGGCGGCAGGCAGTGTCATGGCTGAACTTACCTGTAAAAAGCCTCTCACCCAGCTGTCCGGCAGATCGATCTTTACTTCGTGATACAGCTCTTCCTGCGAAGTCTGTACCTGGAATCCTCCCGGATCTACTCTAAAGTCTGTTTCCTTATAGTCACGGATCTTCTGGAATTCATTGTATAATGCGGCAGAGTAGTCAATGTTGGTAGTACCGCATTCAAATTCATTTACCTCTTTAAACACATTGTAACTGGCGCTCAGTTTACCATAGGTAGATTCATCCTGGCTGAAACATTCGAAGAACATTTCATCCGGATGTACCGTGATAACAGGATCCAGTACAAACCAGGCATCCCGGTCTTTCTGATAGAGGAAATCGAAGTATTGTTTTCTGGCCTTATAGAAAGGACCCATCACTTTGTCTTTCTCGTCATTCACTTTTTTCAGCTCGTCGGAGATAGACGCTATTCTTGTATCTGCCGCAGCCCGGTCGTAACCGTTCATGTATTCGGCCAGCCAAACAGATTCCTGCTGGGCGGCCCATTCCTTATAGGCAGTTTTGTCTTTGGGTTTAAAACGGAGGTCAGACACCACTACATCATGCAGGGCGGATATGGCTTCGCGGAAAGCGATTTTTTTATGGAGTTTACCTACAAAA
It encodes the following:
- a CDS encoding SWIM zinc finger family protein is translated as MLFNYRYSGNSQVYSNATSAGISFAPDTHRDPTFFVGKLHKKIAFREAISALHDVVVSDLRFKPKDKTAYKEWAAQQESVWLAEYMNGYDRAAADTRIASISDELKKVNDEKDKVMGPFYKARKQYFDFLYQKDRDAWFVLDPVITVHPDEMFFECFSQDESTYGKLSASYNVFKEVNEFECGTTNIDYSAALYNEFQKIRDYKETDFRVDPGGFQVQTSQEELYHEVKIDLPDSWVRGFLQVSSAMTLPAATFDLHPMDVYNFCLWLRRFKEKAGPRSIRFKLEPGKPVRAVFEPWNHEIVCARSIYKGGQSREIRIWGRRRLLILERLIPIAKKFTVHLTGNGLPSFYVADLGDMQFTLGLSGWTANDWSRAGQFDLMAPRAIVDDSAKLKVFADLRTRWMAKPETIATATGLDKATVLGALGIYTQAGKVIFDLHTGMYRLRELSREPLPLESLRFANPLEAEASQLVQEKKVTLTEQDIPGVGLQLKGNVKGAQRVYHPVIVIDKDERLSEAHCDCNFYNTNKLYKGPCEHMLALRMTHAENNSAG